From a single Calothrix sp. NIES-2098 genomic region:
- a CDS encoding group 1 glycosyl transferase, whose translation MKISKLKKHYVFFIGEELPQPEAHLVQSTNAANAAANLGYSTVLVYPNKQTTTIKLTNLICPFKPRKIPTELVKYYNLHDKLKVAPLPMPWPIDKLRSKFANSNTIACKYYLPFHILPTTQLVHSRNWNFVKAAIKNGIPAIYEHHHHENKLFEPEIVNNPLFQIAVTVVEPIRESMIKNGMPAEKVIRLHNGFNRLFMQRQPEKAAEWRNKLVQKHSYLVVYAGALQQFKGIDMLIDVASYLPNVQFVCAGGKPNEVEKYEQLAKNKEVPNIKFLGYILHHELASLLQAADILAHPHCLGEAATFTSPLKLFDYFASGTPIVATEIPSLIEFKNTQAVAAWCEPDNPPKFAECLQQVLETHPRKVDGYSNSIDFVQQFSWENRAAKILSYVDRSLLPLVIT comes from the coding sequence AAATTTCTAAGCTTAAAAAGCATTATGTTTTTTTCATCGGTGAAGAATTACCTCAGCCTGAAGCTCATTTAGTTCAATCTACTAATGCAGCTAATGCTGCCGCCAACTTAGGATACTCAACAGTTTTAGTATATCCTAATAAACAAACAACAACTATTAAACTAACTAATTTAATTTGTCCTTTTAAACCACGAAAAATACCAACCGAACTTGTTAAATATTACAATCTCCATGACAAGTTAAAAGTTGCTCCCTTACCAATGCCTTGGCCAATTGATAAATTAAGAAGTAAATTCGCCAACTCTAACACCATTGCTTGTAAGTATTATCTACCATTTCATATACTTCCAACTACTCAACTTGTACATAGCCGTAACTGGAATTTTGTCAAGGCTGCTATTAAAAACGGCATTCCTGCAATTTATGAACATCATCACCATGAAAATAAGTTATTTGAACCAGAAATAGTTAATAATCCTCTGTTTCAAATTGCGGTGACGGTTGTAGAGCCAATTCGCGAATCCATGATTAAAAATGGTATGCCAGCAGAAAAAGTCATCAGGCTACACAATGGTTTTAATCGCTTATTTATGCAGAGACAACCAGAAAAAGCAGCAGAATGGCGCAATAAACTCGTACAAAAACATTCTTATTTAGTAGTGTATGCGGGAGCGCTACAGCAATTTAAAGGTATTGATATGCTAATTGATGTAGCTAGCTATCTGCCAAATGTGCAATTTGTCTGTGCGGGTGGTAAGCCAAATGAAGTCGAAAAATACGAACAATTAGCAAAAAACAAAGAAGTTCCCAACATTAAATTTTTAGGGTATATCTTACATCATGAATTAGCTTCTTTGCTGCAAGCAGCCGATATTTTAGCTCATCCCCATTGTTTGGGAGAAGCGGCAACTTTCACATCTCCGTTAAAATTATTTGACTATTTCGCCTCTGGAACTCCTATTGTAGCTACAGAGATTCCTTCATTAATTGAGTTTAAGAATACCCAAGCTGTAGCTGCTTGGTGTGAACCAGATAATCCGCCAAAATTTGCTGAATGTTTGCAACAAGTTTTAGAAACTCATCCGAGAAAAGTAGATGGTTATTCAAATAGTATCGATTTTGTTCAGCAGTTTTCTTGGGAAAATCGAGCCGCAAAAATTTTGAGTTACGTCGATCGATCTCTACTTCCTCTAGTTATTACTTAA
- a CDS encoding putative glycosyl transferase codes for MNTQTIGMISSYRGLETRADWLWQQTSNPFGTWGNIQMRATAPNPDFLLMYQFDFIQKSPQPSWLDKFRKSQQQPTLDYNSRLRGVNKEKIIYLLREPPLDEIVEINNYNYQQAQNYCGYVSGPDDFAPHPDYMPAIWYHSNSFQDLNEMPCPEKIAACSWITSGINRTANHRQRLEFLRSLQLNEIKFDLYGRNLPAWAKISGELSNKWYGMAPYYYNLAIENYTDNNWYVSEKLWDSLLAWCLPIYYGGPAADKLLPPGSFLRLPSLDDKGIAYIQEVTATPDAWYAAKDAIAEARQIILHKLNLLNWLSNFVVKYA; via the coding sequence ATGAATACTCAAACTATAGGTATGATTAGCAGCTATCGAGGTTTAGAAACTAGAGCCGATTGGCTGTGGCAACAAACATCAAATCCATTTGGTACTTGGGGCAATATCCAAATGCGCGCAACAGCGCCGAACCCAGACTTTTTATTAATGTATCAGTTTGATTTTATTCAGAAATCACCCCAGCCATCTTGGTTAGACAAATTTCGCAAAAGTCAGCAACAACCGACATTAGACTATAATTCTCGTCTCCGTGGTGTGAACAAAGAGAAAATTATTTATTTGCTGAGAGAACCGCCCTTAGATGAAATTGTAGAAATCAATAATTATAATTATCAACAAGCTCAAAATTATTGTGGCTACGTTTCTGGGCCTGATGACTTTGCTCCTCATCCTGACTATATGCCCGCTATTTGGTATCATTCAAATTCTTTTCAGGATTTAAATGAAATGCCATGTCCGGAAAAAATTGCTGCATGTAGTTGGATTACTTCTGGAATTAACCGCACAGCTAATCATCGCCAGCGTTTAGAATTTTTGCGTTCTTTACAATTAAATGAAATTAAGTTTGATTTGTACGGACGTAACTTACCAGCATGGGCGAAAATATCGGGAGAACTGAGTAATAAATGGTATGGCATGGCACCATACTATTACAACTTAGCAATTGAGAACTATACTGATAATAATTGGTATGTAAGTGAGAAGCTTTGGGATAGTTTACTTGCTTGGTGCTTGCCAATCTACTATGGGGGGCCAGCTGCTGATAAATTATTACCACCAGGTAGTTTCTTAAGATTGCCTAGTTTGGATGATAAAGGTATTGCTTACATTCAAGAAGTGACTGCTACGCCTGATGCTTGGTATGCAGCTAAAGATGCGATCGCAGAAGCACGTCAAATCATTTTACATAAGCTCAATCTACTAAACTGGTTATCAAATTTTGTTGTTAAATACGCATAA
- a CDS encoding ABC-1 domain-containing protein, translating into MGQYQSAQLRRYNPDTIARYYRYRPWLIWGRLLRIIWSFAGFIISLKWDEWQNQVEQNKRKRATQLRELLTGLGPTFIKVGQALSTRPDLIRKDFLEELVKLQDQLPAFDNALAYQIIETELDRSVNEVFAELSPKPVAAASLGQVYRGRLMTGEEVAVKVQRPNLRPILTLDLYLMRWAASWLAPWLPLNLGHDLTLIVDEFGTKLFEEIDYINEGRNAEKFAHNFRDDPSVKVPSIYWRYTNSRVLTLEWINGFKLTDTKSIRAVGLDPEEIIKIGVTSGLQQLLEHGFFHADPHPGNLFAMPDGRMAYIDFGMMDQLEETTKETLVDALVHLVNKDYSDLATDFVKLGFLTPETNICPIVPALESVLGNAIGKNVGDFNFKTITDEFSELMYEYPFRVPAKFALIIRSLVTQEGIALSLNPNFKIVEVGYPYIARRLLTGESPELRRRLLNVLFKDGKFQWQRLENLIAIARTDGSFDVLPTAQMGLQFLLSEEGKFLRNQLVLALTEDDRLHTEEVQRLWNLVKDDLQPNRLFNVAIGFLTELSREGVATILPKATSFMTFGENGAQAKN; encoded by the coding sequence GTGGGTCAGTATCAATCTGCTCAGCTAAGGCGCTACAATCCAGACACGATCGCTCGTTACTACCGTTACCGTCCCTGGCTAATATGGGGACGATTACTGAGAATTATCTGGTCGTTTGCTGGATTTATTATTAGTCTGAAGTGGGATGAATGGCAAAATCAAGTAGAGCAGAACAAGAGAAAACGCGCCACTCAATTACGAGAACTGCTCACTGGCCTTGGCCCTACTTTTATTAAAGTAGGTCAAGCCCTATCGACCAGACCCGATCTGATACGTAAAGATTTCTTAGAAGAATTGGTCAAGTTACAAGACCAATTACCAGCTTTCGATAATGCACTAGCCTATCAAATTATCGAGACTGAACTCGATCGCTCAGTTAACGAGGTCTTTGCCGAACTTTCGCCCAAACCCGTAGCTGCTGCTAGCTTGGGTCAAGTGTATCGCGGTCGCTTGATGACTGGCGAAGAAGTAGCAGTGAAAGTACAACGCCCTAACTTACGGCCAATTTTGACACTTGACCTGTATCTCATGCGTTGGGCTGCAAGTTGGTTAGCGCCTTGGCTACCTCTTAATCTCGGTCACGACCTCACTTTAATTGTGGACGAGTTTGGCACGAAATTATTTGAGGAAATTGACTATATTAATGAAGGTCGCAACGCAGAAAAATTTGCGCACAACTTTCGCGACGATCCTAGTGTCAAAGTCCCTAGTATTTATTGGCGCTATACCAATAGCCGCGTTCTCACTCTGGAATGGATTAACGGCTTTAAGCTCACAGATACAAAAAGTATCCGCGCCGTCGGTTTAGATCCAGAAGAAATCATCAAAATCGGTGTCACCTCAGGTTTACAACAGCTATTAGAACACGGTTTCTTTCATGCTGACCCCCATCCAGGAAACTTGTTTGCCATGCCCGATGGTCGGATGGCTTACATAGATTTCGGGATGATGGATCAACTAGAGGAAACTACTAAAGAAACTTTAGTTGATGCTTTGGTGCATCTAGTAAATAAAGACTACTCCGACTTAGCTACAGACTTTGTCAAGTTGGGCTTTCTCACACCAGAGACAAATATTTGTCCGATTGTCCCTGCATTAGAGTCAGTCTTGGGTAACGCTATCGGCAAAAACGTTGGAGATTTTAACTTCAAAACGATTACAGATGAATTTTCGGAACTGATGTATGAATATCCTTTCCGAGTTCCAGCGAAGTTTGCTTTGATTATTCGTTCCCTAGTCACCCAAGAAGGTATTGCTCTGAGCCTCAATCCGAATTTCAAAATTGTTGAGGTTGGTTATCCCTATATCGCACGACGATTGCTGACAGGCGAATCTCCGGAATTACGGCGGCGGTTACTCAATGTGCTGTTTAAAGATGGTAAATTCCAGTGGCAGCGGTTAGAGAATTTAATTGCGATTGCGCGTACTGATGGTAGCTTTGATGTCTTACCTACAGCCCAAATGGGATTGCAATTTCTACTTTCTGAAGAAGGAAAGTTTCTTCGCAATCAGTTGGTGCTAGCTCTCACTGAAGACGACCGTCTGCATACAGAAGAAGTTCAACGCCTGTGGAATCTAGTAAAAGATGACTTACAGCCGAATCGTTTATTCAATGTTGCGATCGGTTTTTTAACAGAGTTATCTAGAGAAGGCGTAGCAACCATTCTTCCAAAAGCGACATCCTTTATGACTTTTGGTGAGAATGGGGCACAAGCTAAAAACTAA
- a CDS encoding CAAX amino terminal protease family protein: protein MTPENSPNPFLKLKVRNLFLRGLLLTIGLGVALGMVQGFTGVKFNTQVVTLVLYVLIFGFLCLWELTDFHRFGIDLKYVVGRVPNRHKWLPMVGLVLLIILFSLSAYLVSFYLLSLAAPTFVENVMRQVATKPSPGTTLPISYNLLTGIVYIVIAPITEEFLFRGIILQRWACKWGIQTAVVVSGLLFGILHANVLGLTLFGITMGVLYIKTRTLIVPIACHAFNNSLAVGMSLLSGASKTTSTANLLEQLRSSWWLGVVLMLISLPLLVRFLYRNWPPRDTLVPYFINFSQSRE from the coding sequence ATGACACCTGAGAATTCTCCTAATCCATTCCTCAAGCTCAAAGTTCGTAATTTATTTTTGCGGGGTTTACTATTAACGATTGGTCTTGGTGTTGCTCTAGGGATGGTTCAAGGATTCACTGGTGTAAAATTCAATACGCAAGTTGTTACTTTAGTCCTCTACGTTTTAATTTTCGGATTTCTGTGCCTTTGGGAACTAACAGACTTTCATCGCTTTGGCATCGATCTCAAATATGTAGTCGGACGAGTACCAAACAGGCATAAATGGCTGCCGATGGTCGGTTTAGTCTTATTAATTATTCTGTTTTCTCTCAGTGCTTACTTGGTGTCTTTTTATTTACTCTCCCTAGCAGCGCCTACTTTTGTAGAAAATGTTATGCGCCAAGTTGCTACTAAACCATCGCCTGGGACTACTTTACCAATATCTTATAACTTGCTGACGGGTATAGTATACATAGTCATTGCGCCAATTACTGAGGAATTTCTATTTAGAGGAATAATCTTACAGCGCTGGGCTTGCAAATGGGGCATTCAAACTGCTGTGGTGGTTTCTGGATTATTGTTTGGAATATTACACGCAAATGTTTTGGGATTGACCCTTTTTGGAATTACTATGGGGGTTTTATATATCAAAACCCGCACGCTGATTGTACCGATCGCCTGCCATGCCTTCAACAATTCACTAGCCGTAGGCATGAGTTTATTATCAGGGGCTTCCAAGACTACTTCCACCGCTAACCTTTTAGAGCAATTACGTTCTAGCTGGTGGCTTGGTGTTGTACTCATGCTGATTTCACTGCCTTTACTAGTGCGATTTCTCTATCGCAATTGGCCGCCAAGAGATACTCTAGTTCCTTACTTTATCAACTTTTCCCAAAGTAGAGAGTAG
- a CDS encoding FHA domain protein, which translates to MTNLHIQLSWDDPATGERREPRLSVPIAFGREFARLPTELRGERVSRMLLNSNEVSRYHALLDWEQNQLVLTDQGSVNGVFVNGQRQTRSVVANGDTVQIGPYTIAVTFSINAPVPVTSPPSAIQFNPNTNLPDPSLPAAPVVTPVGSNFPPPAFQAQQVVVQALHATGLPVDECDYLAVGAGLGSFIWTDLLRLSGVRADKIVALGLEAEPYARYKRLCLNSQIPLYERLRSNSDSCPDNIWGWPSYALREAWHDFTQGKPNSAFRYLWQVFAEPTFVETYTPRAGNVFNSIDREAKRIGWQQIYSYGRVRAIRKTEDGRYCVAYSRGPRNYAFLVTRYLHLATGYPAIQFLPDLQAYREKYQDFKAVVNAYEEHDGVYQQLEQQGGTVLLRGRGIVASRIVQRIYEARKKNRNITVLHLMRSPKPQGNKFQKAQRAVKNHYEFQPFNWPKACWGGELRVMLEKASPDERKSLLADWGGTTTADRYDWQKITEQGLSEGWYQITFGEVLGVEQGSQNRTITHIREKGLGEMKLEADFIIDATGLDAKVQTNPLLDDLVKHYNLPLNHLGRLVVANNFELVEMRNTKGQMYAAGAITLGGPYAAVDSFLGLQYAALVAVDGLAAARAPGVKRLNALSSFSQWLKWVFNQSPT; encoded by the coding sequence ATGACAAACTTACATATTCAATTAAGTTGGGACGATCCAGCTACAGGAGAACGAAGAGAACCTAGATTAAGTGTACCGATCGCTTTTGGTCGCGAATTTGCACGCTTACCAACCGAACTCAGAGGAGAGCGTGTATCACGGATGCTGCTGAATAGTAATGAAGTTTCTCGCTACCATGCCCTACTTGACTGGGAACAAAATCAACTGGTATTGACAGATCAAGGCAGTGTCAATGGTGTATTTGTCAACGGTCAACGACAAACACGCAGCGTTGTGGCTAACGGTGACACGGTACAAATTGGCCCCTACACGATCGCGGTGACTTTTAGTATCAATGCACCTGTACCAGTTACTAGCCCCCCTTCAGCTATTCAGTTTAATCCGAATACCAATCTCCCAGACCCCAGTTTGCCTGCTGCACCAGTTGTCACGCCAGTTGGTAGCAACTTTCCGCCACCAGCATTTCAAGCACAGCAGGTAGTTGTACAAGCACTTCACGCTACAGGCTTACCTGTAGATGAATGCGATTATCTTGCAGTTGGGGCTGGGCTGGGTAGCTTTATCTGGACTGATTTATTGCGACTTAGCGGTGTCCGTGCTGATAAAATTGTCGCTTTGGGATTAGAAGCTGAACCTTATGCCCGTTACAAGCGCCTGTGTTTAAATTCTCAAATTCCTTTATATGAAAGATTAAGGTCTAATTCAGACTCCTGTCCTGATAACATTTGGGGCTGGCCTAGCTATGCTTTAAGAGAAGCTTGGCATGATTTTACCCAAGGTAAGCCTAACTCAGCATTTAGATATTTATGGCAGGTGTTTGCTGAACCAACATTTGTGGAAACCTATACTCCGCGTGCGGGTAACGTCTTTAATTCCATTGACAGGGAAGCAAAGCGCATTGGCTGGCAACAAATTTATAGCTATGGGCGAGTTAGGGCAATTCGCAAAACTGAAGATGGGAGATATTGCGTAGCCTATTCTCGCGGCCCGAGAAATTATGCTTTTCTAGTAACACGTTATTTACATTTAGCAACAGGCTATCCAGCGATTCAATTTTTACCAGATTTACAAGCTTATAGAGAAAAATATCAAGACTTTAAAGCTGTTGTGAATGCTTATGAGGAACACGATGGTGTTTATCAGCAGCTAGAGCAACAGGGTGGTACGGTGTTACTGCGGGGGCGGGGAATTGTGGCTTCGCGGATTGTGCAGCGAATTTATGAAGCGCGCAAGAAAAACCGGAATATTACAGTTTTGCACTTAATGCGATCGCCTAAACCCCAAGGCAACAAATTCCAAAAAGCCCAACGTGCAGTGAAAAATCATTATGAATTTCAGCCCTTTAACTGGCCGAAAGCTTGTTGGGGTGGTGAATTGCGTGTCATGCTAGAAAAAGCTAGTCCTGATGAACGTAAAAGCCTTCTAGCAGATTGGGGTGGCACTACCACAGCAGATCGTTATGATTGGCAGAAAATTACAGAACAAGGGTTAAGTGAAGGTTGGTATCAAATTACCTTTGGGGAAGTTTTAGGTGTGGAACAAGGTAGCCAAAACCGCACTATTACCCATATCCGTGAAAAGGGCTTGGGAGAAATGAAACTTGAGGCTGACTTTATTATTGATGCCACTGGTTTGGATGCCAAAGTCCAAACTAATCCTTTATTAGATGACCTGGTAAAACATTACAATCTGCCGCTAAATCACCTAGGGCGGTTAGTTGTCGCCAACAACTTTGAGTTAGTAGAAATGCGTAACACGAAAGGTCAAATGTACGCCGCAGGCGCAATTACCCTTGGCGGGCCTTATGCAGCAGTTGATAGCTTCTTAGGCTTGCAGTATGCCGCATTAGTTGCCGTTGATGGACTCGCTGCTGCCCGTGCCCCTGGAGTGAAGCGGTTGAACGCCTTAAGTTCTTTTAGCCAGTGGTTGAAGTGGGTATTTAATCAGTCTCCCACTTAG
- a CDS encoding FHA domain containing protein → MNALTLQWHDAGQEKTQNIYEQQPSKNPGTVRIGRDPLRCDIVVTNPTVSGLHVEIFFHPQQQNFYIRNLRSQNPPLVDRQQLVQGELPLREGSVIQLGQMEVKVTAISINSIPPTILTPPTPAIASTHPTRPPINQQPQVQIRHHQHSPTPPVPPGVYGLECPKCHKVSPSENLQVGCPWCGTSLAAAVSVLVAPNH, encoded by the coding sequence ATGAATGCACTAACTTTACAGTGGCACGATGCAGGTCAAGAGAAAACACAGAACATTTACGAACAACAACCAAGCAAAAATCCTGGTACTGTCCGCATCGGTCGAGATCCACTCCGGTGCGACATTGTTGTAACTAACCCTACTGTATCTGGTCTGCACGTAGAAATCTTTTTTCACCCCCAGCAGCAAAACTTTTACATTAGAAACCTGCGATCGCAAAACCCGCCTTTAGTAGATAGACAACAACTAGTTCAAGGCGAACTGCCTCTAAGAGAGGGCAGCGTTATTCAATTAGGACAAATGGAAGTCAAAGTCACAGCCATTTCCATTAACAGTATTCCGCCAACAATTTTGACACCTCCAACCCCAGCGATCGCAAGTACCCATCCCACCAGACCACCAATCAACCAGCAACCACAGGTACAAATTAGACATCACCAACATTCACCAACACCCCCCGTACCACCAGGCGTTTATGGCTTAGAGTGTCCCAAATGTCATAAAGTCTCCCCCTCTGAGAATCTGCAAGTTGGCTGTCCTTGGTGTGGAACATCCTTAGCCGCCGCAGTTAGCGTATTAGTTGCACCGAATCATTGA
- a CDS encoding endonuclease V: MKIYQEHTWPHNLEEAIAIQEKLRDRIITEDRFPEPVQYVAGVDMGFEADGTISRAAVAVLSFPHLQVVETTLARRPTTFPYIPGFLSFREIPAVLDALEKVKIMPNLILCDGQGIAHPRRLGIASHLGLLIDLPTIGVAKSLLIGKYEEVPETKGSWQPLIHKGETIGAVLRTRTGVKPLYISSGHRVSLPTAIDYVMRCTTKYRLPETTRIADKLASSR; encoded by the coding sequence ATGAAGATTTATCAAGAACATACATGGCCTCATAACCTAGAAGAAGCGATCGCTATCCAAGAGAAATTGCGCGATCGGATAATTACAGAAGATCGATTCCCAGAACCTGTCCAATATGTAGCAGGGGTGGACATGGGCTTTGAAGCTGATGGTACGATTAGCCGTGCCGCAGTTGCCGTGTTGAGTTTCCCCCACTTGCAAGTCGTTGAGACTACCCTAGCGCGCCGCCCTACGACATTTCCTTATATTCCAGGCTTCCTTTCATTTCGGGAAATCCCAGCTGTACTTGATGCTCTAGAAAAAGTAAAAATCATGCCAAACCTAATTCTGTGTGATGGTCAAGGCATCGCCCATCCCCGCAGACTTGGCATAGCTAGCCATTTAGGATTGCTGATAGATCTACCCACCATCGGCGTGGCAAAATCCTTACTAATTGGCAAGTACGAAGAAGTGCCAGAAACAAAAGGCAGCTGGCAACCGCTAATACATAAGGGAGAAACGATTGGCGCAGTTTTACGCACGCGCACAGGAGTCAAGCCTTTATATATTTCCAGCGGTCATCGAGTTAGTTTACCGACAGCAATTGACTACGTAATGCGTTGCACAACTAAATATCGGCTGCCAGAAACTACACGCATTGCGGATAAGTTAGCATCTTCGAGATAA
- a CDS encoding phosphoglycerate mutase, with translation MTLNLYLLRHGETTFSQSGNFCGETDAELTAEGMQMAESFADVYQKLKWEAVYASPMKRTIATAKPFCDAIGMDMQLRDGLREGSYGEWETKSKSFAQENYAQNYVKWLTEPAWNAPLGGETAVDIANRSMPVIAEIQDKHPQGNVLVVSHKATIRIMLCSLLGIDLGRYRYRVNILVASVSMVKFDVNGPLLEILGDRHHIPDRIRSRPGT, from the coding sequence ATGACACTCAATTTATATTTACTGCGACATGGAGAAACTACTTTTAGTCAAAGTGGTAATTTTTGCGGTGAAACTGATGCGGAGTTGACCGCTGAAGGGATGCAGATGGCAGAGAGTTTTGCCGATGTTTATCAAAAATTGAAATGGGAAGCGGTTTATGCTAGCCCAATGAAGCGCACAATTGCAACTGCCAAGCCCTTTTGTGATGCTATTGGTATGGATATGCAGTTGCGTGACGGGCTGAGAGAAGGTAGTTATGGCGAATGGGAAACTAAGAGTAAATCGTTTGCCCAAGAGAATTACGCCCAAAATTATGTGAAATGGTTGACAGAACCTGCTTGGAATGCACCACTAGGTGGAGAAACAGCGGTAGATATTGCTAACCGTTCCATGCCTGTAATTGCTGAAATTCAAGACAAACATCCCCAAGGTAATGTTTTAGTAGTTTCCCATAAAGCCACGATTCGGATTATGCTTTGCAGTCTACTGGGAATTGATTTGGGACGCTATCGCTATCGGGTGAATATTTTGGTCGCGTCGGTAAGTATGGTTAAATTTGACGTTAATGGCCCTTTGTTAGAAATATTAGGCGATCGCCATCATATCCCCGATCGTATTCGCTCTCGTCCGGGAACATAA
- the ybbB gene encoding tRNA 2-selenouridine synthase: protein MSPLVIYTRQPWTENYSEIIDVRSPSEFIEDHIPGAINLPVLNDAERAEVGTIYKQVCPFTAKKIGAALVSRNIYQHLSQHFAAKEKDYRPLIYCWRGGQRSGSMALVLTQIGWRVSVIDGGYKTYRAYVRQQLEHLPKKFTYQILCGLSGSGKTYILDKMSQRNAQVLDLENLANHRGSLLGGELQGKLAYQPSQKYFETLLLQKLQSFDPHQPVWIESESNKIGKVYLPQSLWNKMRQANCIEIELPTAARVKFLLQEYTHLVNHPEILKQKLEKLKYRCGWEKLSQWYQLIDIGNWEILVQDLLHSYYDPIYKRSIKSNFNKAEKLLQISDLSDSSIDALLDTLLPNYIFSKMS, encoded by the coding sequence ATGTCACCCTTAGTTATATATACTCGGCAACCCTGGACTGAAAATTATAGTGAAATCATTGATGTGCGTTCGCCTAGCGAATTTATAGAAGACCACATTCCTGGTGCAATTAATTTACCAGTCTTAAATGATGCCGAACGCGCTGAAGTGGGAACAATTTATAAACAAGTTTGCCCCTTCACTGCAAAAAAAATTGGTGCTGCTTTAGTATCTAGAAATATCTATCAGCATCTCAGTCAACATTTTGCTGCTAAAGAGAAAGACTACCGTCCTTTAATTTATTGCTGGCGGGGTGGGCAGCGTTCGGGTAGCATGGCTTTGGTGCTAACGCAAATTGGTTGGCGCGTTAGCGTGATTGATGGCGGATACAAAACTTACCGTGCTTATGTACGCCAACAACTAGAACATCTGCCAAAAAAATTTACTTATCAGATTTTGTGCGGTTTAAGTGGTAGCGGTAAGACTTACATTTTAGATAAGATGAGTCAGCGAAACGCTCAAGTTTTAGACTTAGAAAATTTAGCTAATCATCGCGGTTCTCTCTTGGGTGGAGAATTGCAAGGAAAACTTGCTTACCAACCCTCACAAAAATACTTTGAAACTCTTTTATTACAAAAACTGCAAAGTTTCGATCCGCATCAGCCAGTGTGGATCGAATCAGAAAGTAATAAAATTGGGAAAGTTTATTTGCCTCAGTCTCTATGGAATAAAATGAGGCAAGCCAATTGTATAGAGATTGAACTACCAACAGCAGCTAGAGTCAAGTTTCTCTTACAAGAATATACTCATCTAGTAAATCATCCTGAGATTTTAAAACAAAAGCTGGAGAAACTTAAATATCGCTGTGGTTGGGAGAAATTGAGCCAATGGTATCAGCTAATTGATATCGGTAATTGGGAAATATTGGTGCAAGACTTATTGCACTCCTATTACGACCCCATCTATAAACGTTCAATTAAGAGTAATTTTAATAAAGCTGAAAAACTTCTACAGATTTCAGACTTATCTGATAGTAGTATTGATGCTTTGCTAGATACTTTATTGCCGAATTATATATTCTCTAAAATGAGCTAA